A single region of the Pseudomonas solani genome encodes:
- a CDS encoding NAD(P)/FAD-dependent oxidoreductase yields MKVAIIGSGISGLTCAWLLARQHDIQLFEASDWIGGHTHTVDVHLQGRDYAVDTGFIVFNDWTYPNFIRLMERLGVASQPTEMSFSVHDPASGLEYNGNNLNSLFAQRRNLLSPGFWGMLREILRFNHDAQADLDAGRINPAITLGDYLRMGGYGERFRDHYLVPMGAAIWSMPLDDMLAFPLQFFVRFFKNHGLLSVNDRPQWRVISGGSRSYVAPLTASFADHIRLSCPVTWVERDAEGVTLHSAAGSERFDKVVFACHSDQALALLAQPSATEAEVLGALPYADNEVVLHTDTRLLPRRPLAWASWNYRLGGPRQRPAAVTYNMNILQGIQAPETFCVSLNQGEAIDPARVLARFSYAHPQFSLEGVRAQARWEEINAKQHSYFCGAYWGNGFHEDGVVSALRVAREFGESL; encoded by the coding sequence ATGAAAGTCGCCATCATCGGCAGCGGCATTTCCGGTCTCACCTGCGCCTGGTTGCTGGCCCGCCAGCACGATATCCAGCTGTTCGAAGCCAGCGACTGGATCGGCGGCCACACCCACACGGTGGACGTGCACCTGCAGGGGCGTGACTACGCCGTGGACACCGGCTTCATCGTCTTCAACGACTGGACCTACCCCAACTTCATCCGCCTGATGGAGCGCCTGGGCGTGGCCAGCCAACCCACCGAGATGAGCTTCTCGGTGCACGACCCGGCCAGCGGCCTGGAGTACAACGGCAACAACCTCAACAGCCTCTTCGCCCAGCGGCGCAACCTGCTCTCGCCGGGTTTCTGGGGCATGCTGCGAGAAATCCTGCGCTTCAACCACGACGCCCAGGCGGACCTCGACGCGGGCCGCATCAACCCCGCCATCACCCTCGGCGACTACCTGCGCATGGGCGGTTATGGCGAGCGCTTCCGCGATCACTACCTGGTACCGATGGGGGCGGCGATCTGGTCCATGCCGCTGGACGACATGCTGGCCTTCCCGCTGCAGTTCTTCGTGCGCTTCTTCAAGAACCACGGCCTGCTCTCGGTCAACGACCGCCCGCAATGGCGGGTGATCAGCGGGGGCTCGCGCAGCTACGTGGCGCCACTGACGGCCAGCTTCGCCGACCACATCCGCCTGTCCTGCCCGGTGACCTGGGTCGAGCGCGATGCCGAGGGCGTGACCCTGCACAGCGCCGCCGGCAGCGAGCGCTTCGACAAGGTGGTATTCGCCTGCCACAGCGACCAGGCACTGGCCCTGCTGGCCCAGCCGAGCGCGACCGAGGCCGAGGTACTGGGCGCCCTGCCCTATGCCGACAACGAGGTGGTGCTGCACACCGACACGCGCCTGCTGCCGCGCCGGCCACTGGCCTGGGCCAGCTGGAACTACCGCCTGGGCGGCCCCCGCCAGCGTCCGGCGGCCGTGACCTACAACATGAACATCCTCCAGGGCATCCAGGCGCCGGAAACCTTCTGCGTCAGCCTCAACCAGGGCGAAGCCATCGACCCCGCGCGCGTCCTCGCCCGCTTCAGCTACGCCCATCCGCAGTTCAGCCTCGAGGGCGTCCGCGCCCAGGCGCGCTGGGAGGAGATCAACGCCAAGCAGCACAGCTACTTCTGCGGTGCCTACTGGGGCAACGGCTTCCACGAGGATGGCGTGGTCAGCGCCCTGCGCGTGGCCCGTGAGTTCGGGGAATCCCTGTGA
- a CDS encoding DUF1365 domain-containing protein, giving the protein MNSALYSGWVRHRRHQPRAHAFRYRIGLLYLDLDEQEQVLGLSPLAGPGRFAPFAFRERDFLPQFTGTGMRLAEAVRQRVGEALGRRPEGAIRLLAQARSWGLAFNPASFFYCHDADGTLMAILCEVTNTPWRERYHYVVPAQGEGHQRVRVDKAFHVSPFLPRELEYRMAFSPVGPRLAVHMEDWQGDTRLFDATLDLERHELDRASLHRYLARFPWMTAKTVLGIYWQALRLLLKRLPLFSHQAADGAYRVATTHSKEHHHEEH; this is encoded by the coding sequence GTGAACAGCGCCCTCTACAGCGGCTGGGTCAGGCACCGGCGGCACCAGCCCCGGGCCCACGCCTTCCGCTACCGCATCGGCCTGCTTTACCTGGACCTGGACGAGCAGGAACAGGTGCTCGGCCTCTCTCCGCTCGCCGGACCGGGACGCTTCGCGCCCTTCGCCTTTCGCGAGCGCGACTTCCTGCCGCAGTTCACCGGCACCGGCATGCGCCTCGCCGAAGCCGTGCGCCAGCGCGTCGGCGAGGCCCTGGGGCGGCGCCCCGAAGGCGCCATCCGCCTGCTGGCCCAGGCCCGCAGTTGGGGGCTGGCCTTCAACCCGGCGAGCTTCTTCTACTGCCATGACGCCGACGGAACGCTGATGGCGATCCTCTGCGAGGTGACCAACACGCCCTGGCGCGAGCGCTACCACTACGTGGTGCCGGCGCAGGGCGAGGGCCACCAGCGAGTGCGGGTGGACAAGGCCTTCCACGTCTCGCCCTTCCTGCCCCGCGAGCTGGAGTACCGCATGGCCTTCAGCCCGGTGGGCCCACGCCTGGCGGTGCACATGGAGGACTGGCAGGGCGACACCCGGCTGTTCGACGCGACCCTCGACCTGGAGCGCCACGAACTCGACCGCGCCAGCCTGCACCGCTACCTCGCGCGCTTTCCCTGGATGACGGCCAAGACCGTCCTGGGCATCTACTGGCAGGCCCTGCGCCTGCTGCTCAAACGCCTGCCTCTGTTCTCCCACCAGGCGGCGGACGGCGCCTACCGCGTCGCCACCACGCATTCGAAGGAGCATCACCATGAAGAGCACTAG